In Arvicola amphibius chromosome 1, mArvAmp1.2, whole genome shotgun sequence, one DNA window encodes the following:
- the Rps13 gene encoding 40S ribosomal protein S13 produces MGRMHAPGKGLSQSALPYRRSVPTWLKLTSDDVKEQIYKLAKKGLTPSQIGVILRDSHGVAQVRFVTGNKILRILKSKGLAPDLPEDLYHLIKKAVAVRKHLERNRKDKDAKFRLILIESRIHRLARYYKTKRVLPPNWKYESSTASALVA; encoded by the exons ATGGGTCGCATGCACGCTCCCGG GAAGGGCCTGTCCCAGTCGGCGCTGCCCTACCGCCGAAGCGTCCCCACG TGGCTGAAGCTGACGTCTGACGACGTGAAGGAGCAGATTTACAAACTGGCCAAGAAAGGCCTCACTCCCTCCCAGATAG GTGTGATCCTGAGGGACTCGCACGGTGTGGCCCAGGTCCGTTTTGTGACTGGTAATAAAATCTTGAGAATCCTTAAGTCCAAAGGCCTTGCCCCTGATCTCCCTGAGGACCTCTACCATTTGATTAAGAAGGCAGTCGCTGTCCGAAAGCATCTTGAGAGGAACAGAAAG GACAAGGATGCTAAATTCCGCCTGATTCTGATAGAGAGCAGAATTCACCGGCTGGCTCGTTACTATAAGACCAAGCGGGTCCTCCCACCCAACTGGAAATA tgagtcatccacagcctctgctttagTGGCATAA